Proteins from a genomic interval of Microbacterium phyllosphaerae:
- a CDS encoding DeoR/GlpR family DNA-binding transcription regulator, with product MEASAPSPKRRLPAGRKADLAAYVEQVGEVTVGGLAEHFSVSIDTIRRDLDQLDREGVVIRTHGGAVSAEGQLKDRALDVRLRMQIEEKEKIARLAAGLIDDGAVVMLNAGTTTLALARALRNHRDLTIATNNLRIPAEISPSAFRDLYVFGGAVRAITQATTGPVTFTMTPGGPEVDIRCDLALIAVGAIDEAGFSTSNMGDANMMSEMIQRAERTAILADSSKFGRRLFAQVTTLDRADYLVTDTPPESAFATALAQAEVEVISA from the coding sequence ATGGAAGCATCTGCACCGTCGCCGAAGCGCCGACTCCCCGCTGGTCGGAAGGCCGATCTCGCCGCCTATGTCGAGCAGGTGGGAGAGGTGACCGTCGGAGGTCTCGCCGAGCACTTCAGCGTCTCCATCGACACGATCCGCCGCGATCTCGACCAGCTCGACCGCGAGGGCGTCGTCATCCGCACCCACGGCGGCGCCGTCAGCGCCGAGGGTCAGCTCAAAGACCGCGCGCTCGATGTGCGACTCCGGATGCAGATCGAGGAGAAGGAGAAGATCGCCCGCCTCGCCGCGGGGCTGATCGACGACGGCGCGGTCGTGATGCTCAACGCGGGGACGACCACCCTGGCTCTCGCCCGTGCTCTCCGCAATCACCGCGATCTGACGATCGCCACGAACAATCTCCGCATCCCTGCGGAGATCTCGCCCTCCGCCTTCCGCGACCTGTATGTCTTCGGCGGAGCCGTCAGGGCGATCACGCAGGCCACGACCGGACCCGTCACGTTCACGATGACCCCCGGTGGCCCGGAGGTCGACATCCGCTGCGATCTCGCGCTGATCGCCGTCGGAGCGATCGACGAGGCGGGGTTCTCGACGTCGAACATGGGCGACGCGAACATGATGTCCGAGATGATCCAGCGTGCCGAGCGCACGGCGATCCTCGCCGACTCCTCGAAGTTCGGTCGCCGCCTGTTCGCGCAGGTCACGACTCTGGACCGTGCGGACTACCTGGTGACGGACACTCCCCCGGAATCGGCGTTCGCGACCGCTCTCGCGCAGGCCGAGGTCGAGGTCATCTCCGCCTGA
- a CDS encoding ABC transporter substrate-binding protein has product MITVGRGRRILKLAGAATAAVTVLAVAGCAAGDSGTDGGDGGDVTIEFAQWWEPELPDGEFRALIDEFEDANPGITVKLVSGPYASTKEQLFAGAASGTMPDVVGLDGAWVNDFASQGVIADLTALMKENDYDDSELASQIQVDGSTYMIPVVNFVYPMFTNDTLLADAGVTAPPTTRSEFADAASKVSALGGDVSGWVLPLSLEAPNGVQNDVMSWVWASGGSMLKDGQPDLTNDDVTSAVDFIGDMWDDGSIASGSFTMKEQDKVEEFTNGRVGMMIDSLAHINLIRETNPDLKFSISALPAEDGYDGERGIPYASWGIGVAENSEHKDAAFKLVEFLMSEQTNSELSTMAKAFPGNSKSVPDFVNDDELFKQAFDIYQAGYPANEFTGLPVAEDLMRQLGEQLQSAFDGQQSIDDALKKAQESWKAEF; this is encoded by the coding sequence ATGATCACAGTGGGGCGAGGGCGACGCATTCTGAAGCTCGCCGGCGCAGCGACAGCAGCCGTGACAGTCCTGGCCGTGGCAGGTTGCGCGGCTGGCGACAGCGGAACCGATGGAGGGGATGGCGGAGACGTCACCATCGAGTTCGCACAGTGGTGGGAGCCCGAGCTCCCCGACGGTGAGTTCCGGGCGCTCATCGACGAGTTCGAAGACGCCAACCCGGGCATCACGGTCAAGCTCGTGAGCGGACCGTATGCATCGACCAAGGAGCAGCTGTTCGCAGGAGCGGCATCCGGAACCATGCCGGACGTCGTCGGCCTCGACGGTGCGTGGGTGAACGACTTCGCCTCGCAGGGCGTGATCGCCGACCTCACCGCTCTGATGAAGGAGAACGACTACGACGACAGTGAGCTGGCGAGCCAGATCCAGGTCGACGGCAGCACCTACATGATCCCGGTCGTGAACTTCGTCTACCCGATGTTCACGAACGACACCCTGCTGGCCGACGCCGGCGTCACCGCACCTCCCACCACCCGCTCGGAGTTCGCGGACGCCGCATCGAAGGTCTCGGCTCTCGGCGGCGACGTCTCGGGCTGGGTGCTCCCGCTCTCGCTGGAGGCACCGAACGGCGTGCAGAACGATGTCATGTCGTGGGTCTGGGCATCGGGCGGCTCGATGCTCAAGGACGGCCAGCCCGACCTGACGAACGACGACGTCACCTCGGCCGTCGATTTCATCGGCGACATGTGGGATGACGGCTCGATCGCCTCGGGCTCCTTCACCATGAAGGAGCAGGACAAGGTCGAGGAGTTCACCAACGGTCGCGTCGGCATGATGATCGACTCGCTCGCGCACATCAACCTGATCCGTGAGACGAACCCCGACCTGAAGTTCTCGATCTCGGCGCTTCCCGCCGAGGACGGCTACGACGGCGAACGGGGCATCCCGTACGCATCCTGGGGCATCGGCGTCGCCGAGAACTCGGAGCACAAGGATGCCGCGTTCAAGCTCGTCGAGTTCCTGATGAGCGAGCAGACCAACTCGGAGCTCTCGACGATGGCCAAGGCCTTCCCCGGCAACTCGAAGTCCGTTCCCGACTTCGTGAACGACGACGAGCTGTTCAAGCAGGCGTTCGACATCTACCAGGCGGGATACCCGGCGAACGAGTTCACCGGACTCCCCGTGGCGGAGGACCTGATGCGTCAGCTCGGCGAGCAGCTGCAGTCGGCCTTCGACGGTCAGCAGTCGATCGACGACGCGCTCAAGAAGGCGCAGGAGAGCTGGAAAGCGGAGTTCTGA
- a CDS encoding carbohydrate ABC transporter permease: MSLRTSDDTEVIVTGVSMSRRRRQLRKTTESYAFLSPTIILLFVLMIVPIVMVIGYSFQDNVILNKSPEFIGIGNYVEILSDPRFWKATGNTILFTVTSVVAHLVLGLAFAMMLNSPLLGRFSRSFFRALYVLPWLFTVAVIAVLWRMLLAPNGVVNFLLNTDIEWLASPQLALGTIIFINIWAGYPFFMVSLLAGLQGIPNELNEAATVDGAGAVQRFWNVTVPQLRPIIVSLVLLDLIWTSQQFALIWMTTGGGPIDVTEVLSTFTYKLAFAKYDFSLAATSAVLVLLMSMVLAVFYVRHQKARD, encoded by the coding sequence ATGAGTCTGAGAACATCCGACGACACCGAGGTGATCGTCACCGGGGTCTCGATGTCGCGTCGCAGGCGGCAGCTGCGCAAGACCACCGAGTCGTACGCCTTCCTCTCGCCGACGATCATCCTGCTCTTCGTCCTGATGATCGTGCCGATCGTCATGGTGATCGGGTATTCGTTCCAGGACAACGTGATCCTGAACAAGTCGCCCGAGTTCATCGGCATCGGCAACTACGTCGAGATCCTCTCGGACCCCCGGTTCTGGAAAGCCACCGGCAACACGATCCTGTTCACGGTGACCAGCGTGGTCGCGCACCTGGTGCTCGGACTCGCCTTCGCGATGATGCTCAACAGCCCGCTGCTCGGCCGCTTCTCGCGCTCCTTCTTCCGGGCCCTGTACGTCCTGCCGTGGCTGTTCACCGTGGCGGTGATCGCCGTCCTGTGGCGCATGCTCCTCGCGCCGAACGGCGTCGTGAACTTCTTGCTCAACACCGACATCGAGTGGCTCGCGTCACCGCAGCTCGCGCTCGGGACCATCATCTTCATCAACATCTGGGCCGGCTACCCCTTCTTCATGGTGAGCCTGCTCGCGGGCCTCCAGGGCATCCCGAACGAGCTGAACGAGGCGGCCACGGTCGACGGCGCGGGTGCCGTGCAGCGGTTCTGGAACGTCACGGTCCCGCAGCTCCGACCGATCATCGTCAGCCTCGTGCTGCTCGACCTGATCTGGACCTCGCAGCAGTTCGCCCTCATCTGGATGACCACCGGTGGCGGACCGATCGACGTGACCGAGGTGCTCAGCACCTTCACCTACAAGCTCGCCTTCGCCAAGTACGACTTCTCGCTCGCGGCGACCTCCGCGGTGCTGGTCCTGCTCATGTCGATGGTGCTCGCCGTCTTCTACGTCCGTCACCAGAAAGCGAGGGACTGA
- a CDS encoding carbohydrate ABC transporter permease: MALTVQNQRRVAKTGVMIGLILGAVFAAGPVLWMLSSSFKSNTQIFELPPRLVTDTFSFDAYVAIFTNPETMRFFLNSYVVAGSVTILTLLVAIQAAYAFSRFDFRGKRILNVVIVSVQAVPPITLLIPYFGLMVALGLYNSYLGLILTYMVFTLPYAIIMMTGYFNTLPKELDEAVRVDGAGSMTALWRILVPISIPGIVSVGIYTFMIAWNEYLFALTLTRTIDMRTVPIGIQLLMGQHSYEWNQIMAMSVLGSIPVLILFLFFQRYFISGLTAGSVKS, encoded by the coding sequence ATGGCTCTCACCGTGCAGAACCAGCGTCGCGTCGCCAAGACCGGCGTGATGATCGGCCTCATCCTCGGTGCCGTCTTCGCCGCAGGCCCCGTGCTCTGGATGCTGTCGAGCTCGTTCAAGTCGAACACCCAGATCTTCGAGCTCCCGCCGCGACTCGTCACCGACACGTTCTCGTTCGACGCGTACGTCGCGATCTTCACGAACCCCGAGACGATGCGGTTCTTCCTGAACAGCTACGTCGTCGCCGGCTCCGTGACGATCCTGACCCTGCTCGTGGCGATCCAGGCGGCCTACGCGTTCAGCCGCTTCGACTTCCGCGGCAAGCGCATCCTGAACGTCGTGATCGTCAGCGTGCAGGCCGTGCCGCCGATCACGCTGCTGATCCCGTACTTCGGGCTGATGGTCGCGCTCGGCCTCTACAACTCGTACCTCGGGCTAATCCTCACCTACATGGTGTTCACGCTGCCCTACGCGATCATCATGATGACCGGCTACTTCAACACCCTGCCGAAGGAGCTCGACGAGGCCGTCCGCGTCGACGGCGCCGGGTCCATGACCGCCCTGTGGCGCATCCTGGTGCCGATCTCGATCCCCGGCATCGTCTCCGTCGGCATCTACACCTTCATGATCGCGTGGAACGAGTACCTGTTCGCGCTCACCCTCACCCGCACGATCGACATGCGCACGGTGCCCATCGGCATCCAGCTGCTCATGGGCCAGCACTCGTACGAGTGGAACCAGATCATGGCGATGAGCGTGCTCGGGTCCATCCCCGTGCTCATCCTCTTCCTCTTCTTCCAGCGGTACTTCATCAGCGGTCTCACGGCGGGGTCCGTGAAGAGCTGA
- a CDS encoding ketose-bisphosphate aldolase → MLYTGKSILDVANENNFAIPAFNISDWAMFNGIMDISEEKAAPVIIAIHPDEVSHITTDLIAAMHSRAHRSSVPVAIHWDHGGSYEQIITAIKAGFTSVMIDASLLPFDENVALTRKVVDAAHAVGIQVEGELGTIGANDSYGESGAAEIIYTNPADAVRFVEETGVDSLAIAIGTSHGLYPSDKNPELRHDLLEEIKAAIGIPLVLHGGSSNPDAELRRAVELGVNKINISSDIKVSYHNRMREVLGTDERLREPNAIQPAALEAMKVTAAEKIDLFGADGKASLY, encoded by the coding sequence GTGCTCTACACCGGCAAATCCATCCTCGATGTCGCCAACGAGAACAACTTCGCCATCCCGGCGTTCAACATCAGCGACTGGGCGATGTTCAACGGCATCATGGACATCAGTGAAGAGAAGGCCGCTCCGGTCATCATCGCGATCCACCCCGACGAGGTCTCCCACATCACCACCGATCTGATCGCCGCGATGCACTCGCGTGCGCACCGTTCGAGCGTGCCCGTCGCGATCCACTGGGACCACGGCGGAAGCTACGAGCAGATCATCACGGCCATCAAGGCCGGCTTCACCTCGGTCATGATCGACGCCTCGTTGCTGCCGTTCGACGAGAACGTGGCGCTCACCCGCAAGGTCGTCGACGCAGCTCATGCGGTCGGCATCCAGGTCGAGGGCGAACTCGGCACGATCGGCGCGAACGACAGCTACGGCGAGTCGGGTGCAGCCGAGATCATCTACACGAACCCCGCCGACGCGGTGCGCTTCGTCGAGGAGACCGGGGTCGACAGCCTCGCGATCGCGATCGGCACCTCGCACGGCCTCTACCCGAGCGACAAGAACCCCGAGCTGCGCCACGATCTGCTCGAGGAGATCAAGGCCGCGATCGGCATCCCCCTCGTGCTGCACGGCGGATCGTCGAACCCGGATGCGGAGCTCCGCCGAGCGGTCGAGCTGGGCGTCAACAAGATCAACATCTCCAGTGACATCAAGGTCTCGTACCACAACCGCATGCGCGAGGTGCTCGGCACCGATGAGCGTCTGCGCGAGCCGAACGCGATCCAGCCGGCGGCGCTCGAGGCGATGAAGGTGACCGCTGCCGAGAAGATCGATCTGTTCGGGGCAGACGGCAAGGCCTCGCTGTACTGA
- a CDS encoding ADP-dependent glucokinase/phosphofructokinase, translating to MIGDVDRTLVLGLGGTVDYELRWDSSVFDTLAHAHGVRRHELTTTAPIVDERSLLVAVLAFVASGTGAERFVASSEVIEDFVSHFDYAITLGGTGVRAGLVLDALGLPSTQHLVSIDDNVRRLLPDTISYICSATEDTLDPHLIVQYPVGAHVRLTDGDVLSPAPNRLIFANDPPNRRMLLSAELPASLSGAGVFLVSGFNTMQDHDLLELRLAEVHRAMQSLPADALVYYEDAGFYTRDFADTVRRRLLPQIDVYGMNEDELQEYLGRAVNLLDTADVIRALREVQTIIPARALVVHTRYWAIAVGPDAGRHRSALDSAVRVAATRYRVGDALTSADIDDTAAMPRHGGGEALVVAVEAALPGAVGVAAFSLDVPTPTTVGLGDTFVGGFLAGAVLSKENA from the coding sequence ATGATCGGCGACGTGGACAGAACGCTCGTACTCGGACTCGGCGGCACCGTCGACTATGAGCTCAGGTGGGACTCATCGGTGTTCGACACGCTGGCGCATGCGCACGGCGTGCGGCGCCACGAGCTCACGACCACGGCGCCGATCGTCGACGAACGCTCGCTGCTGGTGGCAGTGCTCGCATTCGTCGCCTCGGGCACGGGGGCGGAGCGATTCGTCGCCTCGTCCGAGGTGATCGAGGACTTCGTCTCGCATTTCGACTACGCGATCACTCTCGGTGGCACCGGGGTGCGGGCGGGCCTCGTGCTCGACGCCCTCGGGCTCCCGAGCACCCAACACCTCGTGAGCATCGACGACAACGTCCGGCGGCTGCTGCCCGACACGATCTCGTACATCTGCTCGGCGACCGAGGACACCCTCGACCCGCACCTGATCGTGCAGTACCCGGTCGGCGCGCACGTGCGGCTCACCGACGGCGATGTGCTCTCGCCCGCGCCCAACCGGCTGATCTTCGCGAACGATCCGCCGAACCGGCGGATGCTGCTCTCGGCCGAACTGCCCGCGTCCCTGTCCGGCGCCGGGGTGTTCCTCGTCTCGGGATTCAACACGATGCAGGATCACGACCTGCTCGAGCTCAGACTCGCCGAGGTGCATCGGGCGATGCAGAGCCTCCCCGCCGACGCTCTCGTCTACTACGAGGATGCGGGCTTCTACACCCGCGACTTCGCCGACACGGTGCGACGACGCCTGCTCCCGCAGATCGACGTCTACGGCATGAACGAGGACGAGCTGCAGGAGTACCTCGGGCGCGCGGTCAACCTGCTCGATACGGCCGACGTCATCCGCGCGCTTCGCGAGGTTCAGACGATCATCCCCGCGCGGGCGCTGGTCGTGCACACGCGCTACTGGGCGATCGCGGTGGGGCCGGACGCCGGCCGCCACCGCTCCGCGCTCGACTCCGCCGTGCGCGTCGCCGCCACCCGTTACCGCGTGGGCGACGCCCTCACCTCGGCCGACATCGATGACACGGCCGCGATGCCTCGTCACGGGGGAGGGGAGGCCCTCGTCGTCGCGGTCGAGGCCGCGCTCCCCGGTGCCGTCGGCGTCGCGGCGTTCTCGCTCGATGTCCCCACGCCGACCACGGTCGGTCTCGGCGACACATTCGTCGGCGGCTTCCTCGCCGGCGCCGTGCTCTCGAAGGAGAACGCATGA